In a genomic window of Erigeron canadensis isolate Cc75 chromosome 5, C_canadensis_v1, whole genome shotgun sequence:
- the LOC122598872 gene encoding EG45-like domain containing protein, with the protein MGLANSRALVLIAMVACLTSVAYGIAGQATFYTPPYVPSSCNGFKSQGVMIVAANRGLFANKGACGRRYRVRCTGGTNAGVPRPCKGKTIDVTVVDLCPGCAGDQLDLSQEAFAMIANPDAGRIKIDYHE; encoded by the exons ATGGGTTTGGCGAATAGTAGAGCCTTGGTCTTGATTGCCATGGTTGCATGCCTTACCTCTGTTGCTTATGGAATTGCTGGCCAAGCAACTTTTTATACCCCACCCTACGTTC CTTCTTCGTGTAATGGATTCAAAAGCCAAGGTGTTATGATAGTAGCAGCAAATAGAGGTTTGTTTGCTAACAAAGGTGCATGTGGGAGGAGGTACCGTGTGCGTTGCACTGGGGGAACCAACGCAGGTGTTCCACGACCATGCAAGGGAAAAACCATTGATGTTACGGTCGTTGATCTTTGTCCTGGATGCGCAGGAGACCAGCTCGATCTTTCTCAAGAGGCATTTGCGATGATTGCTAATCCTGATGCTGGGAGAATTAAAATTGACTATCATGAGTAA